DNA from Halorarum salinum:
CCTGCTAGACGGCGTCCTCACGGTCGGGCTGAGCGACGCCGAGGCGGAGTGCCGGCGGCTCGCCAGCGAGGAGGGCATCCTCGTCGGCCAGTCGAGCGGCGCCTCGAACCTCGCGGCCCGTCGCGTCGCCGAATCGTTCGTCGACGGCGAGGAACCCGGGTACGGCGACGTCGCAGCGGAGGGATGGTCCCCCCGGGCCGACGCGGGCACTGCCGGCGCGGACCCGTTCGTGCTCACCGTGTTCTGGGACTCCGGCGAGCGGTACATGTCGACGGGCATGTTCGAGTAGCCGGCCGGTCGGACGGTTCGCATCCGACACGGGTCGGGCCCGACCCCGACGGTTCGACCGTATCCTGGACATACTAATGGGTCTGATCGTCGTGTATCCGAACGATATGGCGACCGAGGTCGATCGGACCGACGGGAGGGAAGCGGGGCTCCACCCCTGGATCGGGGCCCTCGTTGCCGGGCTCCTCGCGGGCCTGAGCATGGGCGTCGTGCTCTCGGTCGGGACGGAGTTGATGCCGCTCATCGGTGCACTCTACGGCATGGAGTCGGTTCTCGGGGGGTGGATCGCCCACCTCGCCAACAGCGTCGTCTTCGCCCTGCTCTTCGCCGCCGTCCTCTCGCGCGACATCGTCCGCCACGAATCGTTCACCCTCTCGACGTACCTGGGGATCGGAATCGGCTACGGCGCCGTGCTGGGGGTCGTTACCGCCGGGGTGCTCTTTCCCCTCTGGCTCGACGCGGGCACCGGCGTCGGACTCCCGTTCCCGTTCCTCCCGTTTCCGGGGACCGGTGACTGGTTCGTCTCGTCGCTCGTTCTCGGGCTGGCACACCTCGTCTACGGCGCCGTTCTCGGCCCGGCGTACGCCGTCGCGAGTCGCTCGGTCCCTGCCGTCCACCGCTGAGCCGGCCCCCTCCGGTCGAGTGCGTGGGGCGTTCCGGCTTCGCCGCGTTAGCCCTCGAACTCCCCCTCGGTGACCCGGACGCGGACCGTCTCCTCGACGTCGCGGAGGTCGTACTCCGGGAGGGCCGCCCCGTCGCTCCGCGCGAGGAACATCGGCTCGACGAGTTCCCCCTCCTCGAGGCCGAACACCTTCAGCAGCCTGTCGGTCTCCTCGGGCCGGACGTCGTCGTTCCGTACGTCGGTCGCGAGCCGTCGGGAGAGCCACTCCTCCCCGGAGACGGACGGATCCTTCACGAACGCCTCCTCGACGAACCGCACGAGATACCAGTTGAGGTCGTTCAGCAGCGACACCGCGGCGCCGAGGCTCACCGTCTCGACGGCGATGCTGTTCTCGAACGGGGACGCGAGGTCGTACGTCGAGAGCGCGTCCCGGGCAGTCTCCCGGGAGAGGAGTTCGTAGCGGAGTTCCACCTCCGGCTCCCCGACGAGACACACCGTGGGCATACTCGCGCCTCGCCGCCGTCGGGGAAAGCGGTTACGCTCCCCGGCGCGGGCGGTCGGGGACGGCCCCGTATCGTCCCGTTCAGCGGCCGGGCCAGCGCTCGATGTACACCGTCTCGTCGGTGTAAGAGCGGATCGCGTCCTCGCCCTGCGCGTGGAGGTCGCCGAAGAACGAGTCCTTCGGCGGTCCGTCCATAGGGAACGGTGACACCTCGAGTGGCTAGAACTGCGGTCATCGGCCAACGTTCGCGGGCGGTACCGGCCTACGTCCCGTGGAGAGGTACCGGCCGGCGGTGCCGGAGATGCCGACCATCGCTCCCGGCCGACGCCGACGGCGTCCGCGTTACAGCGTGGGTAACCGGTAGACGTGATCGGAGGGCCGGACTCAGGGGTGTGCGTAGTACGCGACAGTCTCGTCGGCCTCCTCGCGGTCGTAGCGGGCGAAGCCGACGCGCTCGAACTGCACGAGGTCGTCCGGCTGGTAGTCGGCGTACCCGGGCTCCGCGTGGCCGAACACGTCCCCCTCCGTCGTCCGGAGCCGAACGCGAACGTTCCCCTCGGCCGGCGCCCAGTGGACGACGGGCACGCCCTCCTCGCGGACGAGATCGATGTCGGTGCCGACCCACGCGAGCGCGTCGTCCTCCCGCCGGAGACAGCCGTACCCCTTCAGCCAGACGCGCCCGCCGTCGTCGGGGACGTCCCCGGACTCGAGCAACACGGCGTCGCCGACGGGGATGTTCCGGGTCCCGCGCTCCTCGTGTTCGGGGTGGAGCGGCGGGTGGCCGGCGCCGGGTCGGTCCCCGCCCGTCACCGCGAGACGCTCGCCGTCTCGGACGAGGAAGCGCCGGTCCGACTCGTCGTCGACGAGTTCGCGGTTGTTCGCGTACACCGTCGACATGGCCAGGTCGACGTCGCTGGTCGACATGCCCAGCCCCACCATCGCGTCGACGATGGCCTCCCCGCGGATGCCCCGCCGACGCACGGACATGAGGGTCGGCACCCGCGGGTCGTCCCAGCCGTCGAGCTCCCCGGCCTCGATCCGGCGCTTGATCGTCGAAGTGGACATCTTCACGTCGTACTCGTCGATCTGGACGTGACCCCAGTGGAGCACCTCGGGGTACTCCCAGCCGAAGTAGTCGTACACGAACCCCTGGCGCTTGGCCGAGTCCTGGAGGTCGATGCCGCGGATGATGTGGGTGACGCCGGTCAGGTGGTCGTCGACCCCGGACTGGAAGTCCAGCATCGGCCACGCGCGGTAGTCGGCGGCCGCCTCCCGCGGGTGCGGCGTGTCGACGATGCGGAACGCCACCCAGTCGCGCAGCGCAGGGTTCTTGTGACCGACGTCGGTCTTCACGCGGAGGACCATCTCGCCCTCGCCGACGTCGCCGGCGACCATCGCATTGAACTCCCCGCGGACCATCTCCGGGTCCTTTCCGCGGTGGGGGCACGCCTCGCCGTCCGCCTTCAGGCGCCTGAACTCGTCCGCCGGACACGAACAGGTGTAGGCCCCGCCCAGATCGATCAACTCCCTGGCGTGCTCGTAGTACGTCTCGAGGCGGTCGGACGCGCGCAACACCTCGTCGGGTTCGAAGCCGAGGTAGTCGATGTCGTCGAGGATCTCGTCGTAGGCCCAGAGCACCGGCCGGCCGACGCCCTCGTCCGGGTTGGTGTCGTCGAACCGGACGATGAAGTGGCCGTCGTACCGCTCGGCGTACGTCCCGATGACCGACGGCATCCGGGCGTGCCCGATGTGCCACGGTCCGTTGGGGTTCGGCGCGGCGCGCATCCTGACCTCGTCGTACTCGTCGGCGTTCGGGAGGTCGGGGAGGGTCCGTTCGTCCGCCTCGTCGTCGGCCTCGAGGTCCGCGAGCAGTTCGGGGGCGAGTTCGCCGAGGCGCTCGCGGCGCGCGGCCGCGTCCATCGCGGCCACCTCGCTCGCGACGGGCGCGACGACGCCCGGGATCTCGTCGCCGTGCGGCCTGAAGTCGGGGTTCTCGCCCATCATCGGGCCCATGATCGCGCCCACGTCCGGGTCCGAGCCGTGTTTGAGCGCGTTGTAGAGCGCCGCCGTCTCCGCGGCCGCGCGCACGCGCTCCCGAAGGTCCTCGTCCATTACCGGCGGGTTCGCCGTCGGGCACAAAAAGGGGCGTGAATCGGTCGGGCACACCCGGGTAGGGGCGTTTCCGGCGACGGCGGGACGAATTAAAGGGGTGTCGACGTTTCACGCGAGTTCAGTCGTCGGTCGACGCGGCGCCCACGGCGACGAACCGGAAGGCGGCTCCTAATCGACGTGGACGGGTCGGTGACGGTGATCCCGCGGGGCGGTCTACCCGCGGTCCGGCGGCCCGCGGCCGAGGTCGGCCTCTTCCAGGTCGCGTGCGGCCCTCCGGAAGACGCCGGTGAGCGTGCTGACCTCCTTCTCGGTGGGGTGGGCGCGCCCGACGAGTCGGCGGGCGAGCCGCCTCGTCCGCTCGCGCTTGTGCTCGCGGTGTTCGACCGCGTCGAGGAACGCGGAGAACTGCTCGTAGAGCCGCTCGACGTCGGCCTCGACGGCGCGTTCACGCTCCACGTCAGGGAGTTGCGTCTCGTCGACGAACAGGTCGCGGAGTTCGTACAGCGTCACGGTCGCCGCCTGGCCGAGGTTGAGCACCGGGTAGTCGGCGCTCGCCGGGATGGAACACACCTCGTCGAGGCGGGCCAGTTCGTCGTTGTTCAGCCCCCGCCCCTCGCGGCCGAACACGAGCGCCGTGTCGGCCTCGACGGTCGCGAGCGAGTCGCGGAGCTCCGCCGGCGTCCGGAAGGGAAACCGGACGTGGCGGCGGGCGTCCTCCCCCGTGATGGCGGTACAGCCGACCGTGTGGTAGGACTCGACCATCTCGTCGAAGGTGACCTCGTCGGCGTTCGGGAGCACGTCGTCCCGCGCGTGACCGGCGAAGCCGTACGCCTCGCCGTCCTCACGCAGTTCCGGGGGATCCACGAGCTTCAGGTCCGAGAGCCCGAAGTTCTTCATTGCCCGCGCGATGGTGCCGACGTTCCCGGGCGTCTCGGGTTCGACGACCACGACGGCGTACTCGCTCCCGTCGTCCCCGTCGCCGCCGGTCATCGGGGGTACTCCCGGTCCAGGTCGAGGTCGTCCAGGTCGAGGTCGTCCCCGGTCGACTTCTCCCCTCCGGAACGCTCCCCCGCCGCTCCCCCGTCGTCCGCGCCGTCCGCCGTCGCCGTCGCGTCGCCTGCAGTCCTCTCGTCCTCGCCCGCGGGACCCTCCTCGAACCCCGGCCGCCCGTCGTCCAGCAGTTCCCGCTCGCGGTCGTAGATCTCCTCGGGGTCGGGGAGGTCGGGCAGCCCCTCCGGGTCGGTCTCGACGTGCTCGACGCCGGCGTAGCCGTCGGGGGCGCGCCCGCCGTCCGCGAACCACTCGTGGAACTCGTCCTTCAGTTCGGGTTCGCCGGCGAGCCCCTCGCCCCCCTCCTCGCGGAACCAGTAGAGGAAGTCGGGTTCGTGTTCCGCACACAGGAGGACCTCCTCCAGCGGTTCGCCGTAGACGATCTCCGCCTCGCGACACCGCCGCTTCTCCGCCTCGCCGTGGATCAGGTAGCAGGCGTCGCACGGCTTCCCGATGACGACCTGCAGGCGGACCAGCCGGTGGCGCGGGTCCTTCGGGATCTCCTCCAGCGGGCGCCACGTCCCCGCGTCGGTGAAGAGGTCGTCCTCGTCGAAGCGCCAGCCGCGCAGGCCGATGCTCACCTTGCCCATTAGCGGGGGGTAGCGGGTGTGGTGGCATAAACGGCGCGTTCGCTAGCAGGGCGGTGTCGAGAAAGCGGCTGGATCGTGTAGGGATTCCGGAGCGAGCCGACCCCTGGGCCCGCGATTCGGCCCCGTCCGCCGGATCGTGGCTCCAGGCCCTCGCCGTCTGCAACGGTGCGCTCGTCCGGACGCCGCCGGGAGGAATCGCCGCCCCTTTCCACCGACGCGGCGACCCACCGCCGAGATGGAGTTCGGAGTCCTCGGGACGGCGGGGATCGCCCGGAAATCGGTGGTGCCCGCGATCCGCGCGAGCGAGCATCGACTCGGCGCGATCGCCTCCCGCGACTGCGACCGGGCAGCAGCGATGGCCGACGAGTGGTCCGTTCCACGGAGTTACGGGGACTACGACGCCCTCATGAGCGATCCGCACGTCGACGCGGTGTACGTTCCCGTCCCGAACGCGCTCCACGCCGAGTGGACGAGGAAGGCGGCCGACGCCGGGCTCGACGTCCTCTGCGAGAAGCCGCTGGCGGTCGACGCCGACGAAGCCAGCGAGGTGGCGGCGTACTGCGACGAGCGGGACGTCACGCTCATGGAGGCGTTCATGTACCGATACCATCCCCGGACCGAGCGCGCGGTCGAACTCGCACGCGAGGCGCTCGGGGACGTTCGGTCGGTCGCCGCCTCGTTCAAGTTCCCGCTCCACGACGACCCGGGGAACGTCCGCCTCGACCCGGGTCTCGCCGGCGGGAGCCTGTTGGACGTGGGGTGTTACCCGGTCTCCGCCGCGCGGCAGTTCCTCGGCGAGCCTGACCGCGTGTACGCGCGTACTCACGACTCGCGGGACGCCGGCGTCGACACGGCGCTCACGGAGGTTCTGGAGTACGACGACTGATCGACGGCGACGGTCGCGTCGAGCTTCGACACGCCGATGGTCCAGCGCTATCGCGTCGAGGGCTCGAACGGGTGGCTCGAGGTGGCGGACGCGTTCGACACTCCGGCGGACGAACCGACGGAGCTGGCGTATGGGGTCGACGGTCGACGCGAGGTGGAGACGTTCGATCCGGTCGACCACTACCGCGCGGAGGTCGAGCAGTCCGCCCGCTGTGTCGAGACGGGCGACCGGCCACGGACCGACGCCGACGAGGCCATCGCGAACATGCGCGTGATCGACGCCCTCTACGAGAGCGCCGACCGCGGGGAGCCTGTCGCGACGTAATTACGCTCCGACTCCCGTGACTCGGCTTCTGTGGTCTATTCCGTCACCGGGGAGTAGCATCCGAAAGCCCCCGCGGCTGTCGGCTCGGTGCGGCCGCTGTGCTCCTTGTCGCTCGGCCTGCGGCCTCGCTCCTGTCGTTCGAGAGGCGCGAAGCGCCTCTCGTGATGACGAGAGAGCTTCGCTCTCTCGAACCACGGTGCTTGGCGGTCCGCGCCAACGCCGACAGCCGCGACCCCTTTCAGTCCCACCCACCCGGACCGCAGCCACACCCTCCTCGGCCTCCTGTGCTCCTCTGCTCACTCGCTCCGCTCACTCACCTGCGGTGCTCGTCCCTCGCGCGCGCGTATGCCCGCCCCACGAGGGGGCTCGCGCCGCGCGCGCCAGCCGGTAGATTCCCCTCCAAGCGCGTTCGGAGTTCGGATTCACCGTCGCCGGTCACGTCGCAGCCCAATCGCAACACCGAAACCCACGCCACCCCACCTCGCGCCCATGCGAACCGTGGACGCCGCCGGGCTCGAAATCGGCGACGGGCACCCGCCCCGGATCATGGGCGTGCTCAACGTCTCGGAGGAGTCGCCGTACTCGCCCAGCGTCTTCGACGACCCCGGCGAGGCGGCGGCGTACGTCGACGAGGAACTGGTCGGCGAGGGCGCCGACATCGTGGACGTCGGCCTCGAATCGGCGAACAAACGGTTCGAGGTGCTCTCCGCCGAGGAGGAACTGACCAGGCTGGATACCGCCGTCGAGACCGTCGAATCCGTCTCCGGGGACGCGGTCTTCTCCATCGAGACGCGCTACCACGAGGTCGCCGACGCGGCGCTCTCGCGCGGGTTCGACGCCGTGAACGACATCTGCGGCTTCGCGGACCCGGAGATGCCCGCGGTCTGTGCGGACCACGACGCCGCGGTCGTGAAGATGGCCTCGCCCCCGGACCTCGAACGACCCGGCGCGGTGGAGGACGTGGACGACATCTACGAGGCGCTCGCGATGAACGGCTTCACCGAGAAGACGATCCTCGACCCGGCGTTCGGCGGCTGGTCGGAGGCGAAGACGCTCCGGGACGACCGCGAGGCGTTCCGCAGGCTCCGGGAGTTCCGCGGCTACGGTCGCCCGCTGCTCGTCTCGATCAACCGCAAGAACTTCCTCCGGGAGGTCGCGGGCCGCGACACCGGGGAGGCCCTGCCCGTCTCGCTCGCCGCGACCTCGATGGCCGTCGAGCGCGGCGCGCACGTGATCCGCACCCACGACGTCGCGGAGACGCGCGACGCCGCGTTGATCGGGGAGGAGTTCGCCCGGCGGCGGGCCCGGCACGGCGGGGACGTCTCCGTCGAGGAACTGGACGTGACCACCCCCGGCGAGGCGGCCCGCCACGTCGACCGACTCGGCGGGGACCCCGACGTCGCGGCGGAGTCGGTCACGCGCGTGTTCGAGTTCGACGGTCTCTCGCCCGACGAGACGGGCGCGCTCCGGGCTGCGGCGGCGGAAACCGACGCCATCGCCGTGGTCGGGGGCGGGGGAGACGCCGCGTTACTCGTCGGGACGCCCGGGGCGCTCGGACGAGCCTCGCGAGCGGCATCGGGCGTCTCGGACGCTCTCGACGGCGCGTTGGCCACGTTTCCGTCTCCTCCCGAGTGAGAAAACTTATACCACCTGCCCCGGTACCACCGGCTGGAAGCCGGAAGGGCGCTGCGGGTAGGGGTACTTGGGTGCGCTTCCGGCCCAAACCGTATATTTGACCGTGGAGCGGCGTCACCAACCGGATAGTCACGACCATGGAGTTCACCGAGTGGGAGCCGATCTACGAGCTGATCCTCGCCGACTTCGGCTTCGACAGGGCGGCGGACGAGGCCGTACGGGACCGAATGGCCGAACTGGCCGAGCCGTTCGGCCTCGAGCGACTGGACTGTGCGGGCGAGACCGTCGCGGTCGCCGGCGCCGGCCCGTCCCTCGAAGCCGAGGCCGACGACGCGCGTGCGGCCGACCGCGTGTTCGCCGCCTCGACCGCGACGGACCGCCTGACCGACGCCGGGGTCCGGGTCGACGCGATGGTCACCGACCTCGACAAGAACCCGGGGACCGGTCTCGACCGAACGGAGCGCGGCGAGGTCGTGGTCGCGCACGCCCACGGGGACAACCGGGAGCTCGTCGAGGCGTGGCTCCCACGGTTCGACACCGCCCACGTGCTCGCGACGACCCAGGCCGCGCCGGTCGGACCCGTCCTGAACGTCGGCGGATTCACCGACGGCGACCGGGCCGCGTTCCTCGCGGACGCCCTCGGCGCCGCGGGGCTCGTCTTCCCGGGCTGGGACTTCGACGACCCCTCGGTCGCCGGGATGAAGGCGCGAAAGCTCCGGTGGGCGGAACGACTCCTGCACCTCCTGGAGCGCCGCCGCGGCGAGCGGTTCGCGGTGCTCGACGGCCGACGCGACGCCGTCGACCCGCTCTGAGCCGCTCCCCCCTGGCTCGTCCCACCAGTTCCGATCCGCCTCGCTAAACTATATTTTAGATTATACTTATCCGCCGGGGCCCCCGAGCCGACGTATGGAGACGGAAACCGAGTTCGGGACGACCATCGTGGGGCTCGTGGCCGACGGTCGGGTCGTCCTCGCGTCGGACAGGCGGGCCAGCGTGGGCGGCATGGTGTCGAGCAAGCGCGCGGAGAAGGTGTTCCCGGTCGGCGACCGCGCCGCGCTGGCGTTCACCGGCGTCGTCGGCGACGCGCAGGCGCTCGTGCCGAAACTCGAATCCGAGGTTCGGCTGTACGAGACGCGCCGCGGGAGGCGGCTGTCGGTGCCCGCGCTGGCGACGTTGACGCGGAACGTGATGGGCGAGGACCCCGTTCGCGTCCAGCACCTCCTCGCCGGCGTCGACGCCGACGGCCCGCACCTCTACTCGTTCGACGCCGGCGGCGCGGCGCTGGAACAGCCCTACGCTGCGGACGGTTCGGGCGGCCCGACGGCCTACGGCGTGCTGGAGAACGGATACGACGCGGAACTCGAACTCGCGGACGCCCGCGCGGTCGCGGCCGACGCGGTCGCGGCCGCCTCGGAGCGGGACCTGGCCTCCGGGAACGGGCTGAACGTCGCGGTCGTCGCGGACGGCGACGTCTCGGTCGACCGCTACGACGACCCGGCCGCCGTCGCGTCGTAGTCGTCGGCGTCGTTCCCGGCGTCGTGCTCCCCCGCGCCGTCGGGTCGAGTTCCGCCGTCGTCCCCCGCGTCGGCGTCGCCGGCCCGGCGGACCTCGACCACCGTCGGTCCGTCCCCGACGAGCAGGTCGAGCCGTTCCCCGTCGAGTTCGACGGAGACGCGGACGGCCGCCGGCTCCTCGGAGAGCACCGCCTCGCTCCACTCCGGCCCGAGGTTCCACAGCGGGCGGTCGCGGACGGACTCGCCGTGTTCCCGGAAGAACGCGACGACCTCGGGGTGTTCGAACGCCGCGAACGAGACGGGCGCGCGAACCCCGAAGTCGCAGTCGACACAGGAACCCGACAGGACCGGTCTCCGCGCCCCGCCCGGGAGCCCGGACGCGTCCACGACCTCGATTTCGGCCCCGGCGCGGCCCGCGCAGTCGGGACAGACCCCGTCCGCGAGCAGGCGAAACCGGCTCCGGTGGTGGGCGTCGAAGGCGGCGAGCACCTCCGCGGCGTCGCGGTCGCGGGCGCCGTTCGGCGGGAACGGCAGCGAGAGGAGCTCCGTGCCGCAGTCGGTGCACGCGACGGCGAGGAAGTTGTCTGCGACCCGGACCTCGAGGCCGGGGTCGCCACAGACCGGGCAGTCGCCCTCGACCGGTTCCGGTTCGCGGGTCACCCGCTCGGTGTACGTCCCCGCCGCGAGCGCG
Protein-coding regions in this window:
- a CDS encoding glutamate--tRNA ligase — translated: MDEDLRERVRAAAETAALYNALKHGSDPDVGAIMGPMMGENPDFRPHGDEIPGVVAPVASEVAAMDAAARRERLGELAPELLADLEADDEADERTLPDLPNADEYDEVRMRAAPNPNGPWHIGHARMPSVIGTYAERYDGHFIVRFDDTNPDEGVGRPVLWAYDEILDDIDYLGFEPDEVLRASDRLETYYEHARELIDLGGAYTCSCPADEFRRLKADGEACPHRGKDPEMVRGEFNAMVAGDVGEGEMVLRVKTDVGHKNPALRDWVAFRIVDTPHPREAAADYRAWPMLDFQSGVDDHLTGVTHIIRGIDLQDSAKRQGFVYDYFGWEYPEVLHWGHVQIDEYDVKMSTSTIKRRIEAGELDGWDDPRVPTLMSVRRRGIRGEAIVDAMVGLGMSTSDVDLAMSTVYANNRELVDDESDRRFLVRDGERLAVTGGDRPGAGHPPLHPEHEERGTRNIPVGDAVLLESGDVPDDGGRVWLKGYGCLRREDDALAWVGTDIDLVREEGVPVVHWAPAEGNVRVRLRTTEGDVFGHAEPGYADYQPDDLVQFERVGFARYDREEADETVAYYAHP
- a CDS encoding winged helix-turn-helix domain-containing protein, whose protein sequence is MSDPEPTDGPGADSSERADADDAFAALGNETRLRVLRALAAADEPPTFTELFEATDEETSAGFAYHLRQLTDGYVRKDPDTERYRLTYAGRQAARALAAGTYTERVTREPEPVEGDCPVCGDPGLEVRVADNFLAVACTDCGTELLSLPFPPNGARDRDAAEVLAAFDAHHRSRFRLLADGVCPDCAGRAGAEIEVVDASGLPGGARRPVLSGSCVDCDFGVRAPVSFAAFEHPEVVAFFREHGESVRDRPLWNLGPEWSEAVLSEEPAAVRVSVELDGERLDLLVGDGPTVVEVRRAGDADAGDDGGTRPDGAGEHDAGNDADDYDATAAGSS
- a CDS encoding Ntn hydrolase family protein; the protein is METETEFGTTIVGLVADGRVVLASDRRASVGGMVSSKRAEKVFPVGDRAALAFTGVVGDAQALVPKLESEVRLYETRRGRRLSVPALATLTRNVMGEDPVRVQHLLAGVDADGPHLYSFDAGGAALEQPYAADGSGGPTAYGVLENGYDAELELADARAVAADAVAAASERDLASGNGLNVAVVADGDVSVDRYDDPAAVAS
- a CDS encoding RNA methyltransferase, which translates into the protein MTGGDGDDGSEYAVVVVEPETPGNVGTIARAMKNFGLSDLKLVDPPELREDGEAYGFAGHARDDVLPNADEVTFDEMVESYHTVGCTAITGEDARRHVRFPFRTPAELRDSLATVEADTALVFGREGRGLNNDELARLDEVCSIPASADYPVLNLGQAATVTLYELRDLFVDETQLPDVERERAVEADVERLYEQFSAFLDAVEHREHKRERTRRLARRLVGRAHPTEKEVSTLTGVFRRAARDLEEADLGRGPPDRG
- a CDS encoding 6-hydroxymethylpterin diphosphokinase MptE-like protein — encoded protein: MEFTEWEPIYELILADFGFDRAADEAVRDRMAELAEPFGLERLDCAGETVAVAGAGPSLEAEADDARAADRVFAASTATDRLTDAGVRVDAMVTDLDKNPGTGLDRTERGEVVVAHAHGDNRELVEAWLPRFDTAHVLATTQAAPVGPVLNVGGFTDGDRAAFLADALGAAGLVFPGWDFDDPSVAGMKARKLRWAERLLHLLERRRGERFAVLDGRRDAVDPL
- a CDS encoding DUF5804 family protein, with amino-acid sequence MPTVCLVGEPEVELRYELLSRETARDALSTYDLASPFENSIAVETVSLGAAVSLLNDLNWYLVRFVEEAFVKDPSVSGEEWLSRRLATDVRNDDVRPEETDRLLKVFGLEEGELVEPMFLARSDGAALPEYDLRDVEETVRVRVTEGEFEG
- a CDS encoding dihydropteroate synthase, producing MRTVDAAGLEIGDGHPPRIMGVLNVSEESPYSPSVFDDPGEAAAYVDEELVGEGADIVDVGLESANKRFEVLSAEEELTRLDTAVETVESVSGDAVFSIETRYHEVADAALSRGFDAVNDICGFADPEMPAVCADHDAAVVKMASPPDLERPGAVEDVDDIYEALAMNGFTEKTILDPAFGGWSEAKTLRDDREAFRRLREFRGYGRPLLVSINRKNFLREVAGRDTGEALPVSLAATSMAVERGAHVIRTHDVAETRDAALIGEEFARRRARHGGDVSVEELDVTTPGEAARHVDRLGGDPDVAAESVTRVFEFDGLSPDETGALRAAAAETDAIAVVGGGGDAALLVGTPGALGRASRAASGVSDALDGALATFPSPPE